In Caldalkalibacillus thermarum, a single window of DNA contains:
- a CDS encoding Zn-dependent hydrolase, with protein sequence MDTPQESKWLWERLMHSYNHEHDHSGVNGERLATRLAQLAAIGLTAERGSNRIGFSQEELAAKNLVKQWMEEAGLEVREDGAGNVFGRLEGHHRQAPVVMSGSHVDSVPNGGHFDGTLGVLAALEVAQAWQDTGFCPGKPYEVVVFTDEEGARFNGGLTGSRAMMGEINLDQQLQLQDIFGESFQNVLESIGLTVDQFMAAKRDPAEIAAFVEVHIEQGRVLEEAGFPVGIVNGIAGPCWLEVTFIGEAGHAGNTPMGHRKDALAAASQFILEVESLPSKISSTAVGTVGKCQVHPGGVNVIPGKVTVTVDLRDIHRQTRDRLAEAVQQAAQTIARQRSVQVEIRETLNVEPVPIQQAMQEKAIQAVETVGLRPLVLPSGAGHDAMVLGKYVPTGMLFVQSKQGISHNPEEWSDLDHCVMAVHVLKKWLEQLVS encoded by the coding sequence ATGGACACACCCCAAGAGAGTAAATGGTTGTGGGAGCGATTAATGCACTCATACAATCATGAACATGACCATTCCGGTGTAAACGGAGAACGCTTGGCCACAAGATTGGCCCAACTTGCCGCTATTGGCCTGACTGCAGAACGAGGGTCAAACCGCATCGGTTTTTCACAGGAAGAGCTGGCAGCTAAAAATTTGGTCAAACAATGGATGGAGGAGGCAGGTCTAGAAGTCAGAGAAGATGGTGCAGGCAATGTATTTGGGAGGCTTGAAGGACACCACCGGCAAGCTCCAGTGGTGATGTCGGGCTCGCATGTGGACAGCGTTCCCAATGGTGGCCACTTTGATGGCACTTTGGGTGTATTGGCTGCTTTGGAAGTGGCACAAGCGTGGCAGGATACGGGATTTTGTCCCGGGAAACCTTACGAAGTTGTGGTTTTTACGGATGAGGAAGGCGCCCGGTTTAATGGCGGCTTAACCGGCAGCCGGGCTATGATGGGTGAAATTAATCTGGACCAACAACTGCAATTACAAGATATTTTTGGTGAATCATTTCAAAACGTGCTTGAGAGCATCGGGTTGACGGTTGATCAGTTTATGGCTGCCAAGCGTGACCCAGCAGAGATTGCCGCTTTTGTGGAAGTGCATATTGAACAAGGGCGGGTTCTTGAGGAAGCAGGATTTCCAGTCGGTATCGTCAACGGGATAGCCGGCCCTTGTTGGCTGGAAGTCACCTTTATCGGAGAAGCGGGCCATGCAGGCAATACGCCGATGGGACACAGAAAAGATGCTTTGGCGGCAGCCAGCCAGTTTATTCTTGAGGTTGAATCACTGCCAAGCAAGATCAGTTCTACAGCGGTGGGAACAGTAGGTAAATGCCAGGTTCATCCGGGAGGCGTCAATGTGATTCCCGGCAAGGTGACAGTGACTGTGGATTTAAGGGATATTCACCGCCAAACCAGAGACCGCCTGGCGGAAGCCGTGCAACAGGCCGCCCAAACCATTGCCCGACAGCGTAGTGTACAAGTTGAAATCAGGGAAACGTTAAACGTTGAGCCGGTTCCCATCCAGCAAGCCATGCAGGAAAAAGCGATCCAAGCGGTGGAAACGGTCGGTTTACGGCCCCTTGTTTTGCCCAGCGGAGCGGGCCATGATGCCATGGTGCTTGGCAAATATGTGCCCACCGGGATGTTGTTTGTGCAAAGCAAACAGGGAATAAGCCACAATCCCGAAGAATGGTCTGACCTTGACCACTGCGTTATGGCTGTCCATGTTTTGAAGAAGTGGTTAGAACAATTGGTGAGCTGA